The following coding sequences lie in one Haladaptatus sp. DJG-WS-42 genomic window:
- a CDS encoding PQQ-binding-like beta-propeller repeat protein — protein MQRRGFLSLVGSVGVCGCVGARTTSPPPDPVAEFTATAPWPMAGFGPSGTGQNPASDPMQNQAEAWQHHLAPKTGGSVTPHIVTDTDTVYAAAASRVTALSAPGGGQLWSRDFSHKTVSGLAVTEDGLLVTASGPSGPRLAKFDNATGDTRWTNFLDSAAHGPPVVTDDRIVVLTAAPNGGVSSFSHDGDRQWTTSIVARTDGPRAALHDGSVFVADGGELASLAAATGEIRWRRRLSAPLTRPPVVANGRVYATTASGLSVFETDSTRVWERTLGEKIGLSCPCVTADAVTVADATGRVTGLDAASGDLQWRSFLNGGVSSPLVAANQTVALTTEHGLLIGLEAGSTRWTRELALRERLSAPLRATLAPAHDRLYVALNDGWLYALG, from the coding sequence ATGCAACGTAGGGGGTTTCTCTCTTTGGTGGGCAGTGTTGGGGTTTGCGGGTGTGTCGGGGCGCGGACGACGTCGCCGCCGCCCGACCCGGTCGCGGAGTTTACGGCGACCGCGCCCTGGCCGATGGCTGGCTTCGGGCCGTCGGGAACCGGACAGAATCCTGCATCCGACCCCATGCAGAACCAAGCGGAGGCGTGGCAGCACCACCTCGCGCCGAAGACGGGCGGTTCGGTCACCCCGCACATCGTCACCGACACGGACACCGTGTACGCCGCCGCTGCCTCGCGGGTGACGGCGCTTTCTGCGCCCGGCGGCGGCCAGCTCTGGTCGCGCGACTTTTCGCACAAAACAGTGAGTGGCCTCGCGGTCACCGAAGACGGCCTCCTCGTGACGGCGAGCGGGCCGTCCGGCCCACGACTTGCGAAGTTCGACAACGCGACCGGCGACACCCGCTGGACGAACTTTCTCGACAGCGCCGCCCACGGTCCACCGGTCGTCACCGACGACCGAATTGTGGTGCTCACGGCGGCCCCAAACGGCGGCGTGTCGTCGTTTAGCCACGACGGCGACCGCCAGTGGACAACGTCCATCGTCGCGCGAACCGACGGGCCGCGCGCGGCGCTCCACGACGGCTCGGTGTTCGTCGCAGACGGCGGCGAACTTGCCTCGCTTGCGGCAGCGACCGGCGAGATTCGCTGGCGGCGTCGGCTTTCTGCCCCGCTCACTCGGCCGCCCGTCGTGGCGAACGGTCGCGTCTACGCCACCACCGCGAGTGGCCTCAGCGTGTTTGAAACCGATAGCACTCGCGTGTGGGAGCGCACCCTCGGTGAGAAAATCGGCCTCTCGTGTCCGTGCGTGACCGCAGACGCCGTCACCGTTGCGGACGCCACTGGCCGCGTGACCGGCCTCGACGCAGCGTCAGGTGACTTGCAGTGGCGGTCGTTTCTCAACGGTGGCGTCTCCTCACCGCTTGTCGCCGCCAATCAGACCGTTGCGCTCACAACCGAACACGGCTTGCTCATCGGCCTCGAAGCCGGGTCGACCCGCTGGACGCGCGAACTCGCGCTGCGCGAGCGTCTCTCTG
- a CDS encoding GNAT family protein yields the protein MPGDPFLLGDDVVLCTVSEDDLSFMNRNINNPAVRRPLTSTTPRTMAETRQYFEEHISKEEDSFHLLICTPDEHTPVGMITLFKLARREGHAEIAIWVDPEFHGNGYGTAASRLILDFAFSEQRLHRVQTRVLETNSASQRIWEKLGFTHEGTHRDEEYDDGEFVDTRYYAILEDEW from the coding sequence ATGCCCGGCGACCCATTCCTGCTCGGCGACGACGTGGTGTTGTGTACGGTTTCCGAAGACGACCTGTCGTTCATGAATCGCAACATCAACAACCCCGCCGTGCGCCGCCCGCTCACCTCGACCACCCCACGGACGATGGCCGAGACGCGCCAGTACTTCGAAGAGCACATTTCGAAGGAGGAAGACTCGTTTCACCTGCTGATTTGCACGCCCGACGAGCACACGCCGGTTGGCATGATTACGCTGTTCAAACTCGCCCGCCGCGAGGGCCACGCCGAAATCGCCATCTGGGTTGACCCCGAGTTCCATGGCAACGGCTACGGCACGGCTGCCTCACGGCTCATTCTCGACTTCGCCTTTTCTGAACAGCGCCTCCACCGCGTGCAGACGCGCGTGCTCGAAACGAACTCTGCCTCCCAGCGTATCTGGGAAAAACTCGGCTTCACCCACGAGGGAACGCACCGCGACGAGGAGTACGACGACGGCGAATTCGTCGATACGCGTTACTACGCCATCTTAGAAGACGAGTGGTAG